In Aphis gossypii isolate Hap1 unplaced genomic scaffold, ASM2018417v2 Contig00380, whole genome shotgun sequence, one genomic interval encodes:
- the LOC126553953 gene encoding putative nuclease HARBI1, protein MALPPMNQVLLTLRFYAQGTMLISVADMFGVSVSSASRTIKNVSYAIAGLSGSFLKIPTNDLVETKMNMFKIARFPLVFGAIDCTHVRIQSPVGEFAESFRNLKGYFSLNVQALVNADLKFMDIVARWPGSAHDSNIFRNSRLYARLESGEFNNNAILGDSGYALKPYMLTPILNPVGRIEMLYNESQIRTRNIIERCFGVWKRRFPVLSLGMRLQLKTVQAIIVATAILYNICRDMNEDLPEHNSDDVLNQLNEAEDLTETVHRHDDNGEDSITRYSLLNYYFARL, encoded by the exons ATGGCATTACCTCCAATGAACCAGGTACTACTTACTCTACGGTTTTATGCACAGGGAACTATGCTCATATCAGTGGCAGATATGTTTGGCGTAAGTGTATCTTCCGCAAGccgaacaattaaaaatgtatcatatgcTATTGCGGGATTGAGTggctcatttttaaaaatccctACTAATGACTTGGTCGAAACAAAGATGAACATGTTCAAGATTGCCCGATTTCCTTTGGTATTTGGTGCAATTGATTGCACACACGTGCGAATTCAATCTCCAGTCGGTGAATTTGCAGAATCGTTTAGAAATCTAAAAGg atatttttcctTGAATGTGCAAGCACTTGTAAATGCAGATTTGAAGTTCATGGATATTGTTGCTAGATGGCCTGGGTCTGCACATGACagcaatattttcagaaattcaAGGCTGTATGCAAGATTAGAATCAGgtgaatttaataacaatgccATCTTAGGAGACAGTGGTTATGCTCTTAAACCGTATATGTTGACACCCATATTAAACCCGGTTGGACGAATAGAGATGCTGTATAACGAGTCCCAAATTAGAACgagaaatataatagaaaggTGTTTTGGGGTCTGGAAAAGAAGATTTCCAGTATTATCACTTG gtATGCGATTACAACTAAAAACTGTGCAGGCAATAATAGTTGCAACAgcaattttgtacaatatatgtagAGATATGAATGAGGATTTACCTGAACACAATTCTGATGATGTCTTAAATCAGTTAAATGAAGCAGAAGACTTGACTGAAACAGTCCATCGTCATGATGATAATGGTGAAGACTCAATCACCAGATACTCACTACTTAACTACTACTTTGCTAG attataa